Proteins from one Xenorhabdus griffiniae genomic window:
- a CDS encoding trypsin-like serine peptidase: MAYRKILLISLFSVSTGSLAASNNGAPLMKSTDPGAEKFRTVGKLNGISHCTATLISGENTPNKDTPALILTAGHCVDSNVGTNDVIVDQLAPEFWRYTPDYFIDKKETLSPIKVNRILYSTMKYEDIAVLQLDATYGDLAKKGYHPLKLKKNLNMKHQPIVLTHIPVDNVDYNYAYLRKSECNITGKSPVLYEGGSPWIWTPVFSVNCDGVAGGTSGSPVFEKDKTDVIGVLNTTVTPGMTGCGLGRPCTIENNKGLPTEGASYFIPVDSIANALTKDSKLDLSKLENNRGNILERSPLWSRWITQSVNPVDGKKAKWDIVIKENANVKNIRYKTGLISDVDCSAEAGYSVSIPASQSPLQNMLLPNKEGIYKLCVIHQNNDGQWQKTKDASVMLREIDNTPPSIKPALNKDDYGDVWRITAHTRPYDISSVQIKYGPKATTNCDDKTGYSYPWRLTMLAKSEAPWRVCAYGEDMAGNAGPINVLDIEATTTK; this comes from the coding sequence GTGGCTTATCGTAAAATCCTATTAATCAGTTTATTTTCTGTTTCAACAGGTTCTTTAGCAGCAAGTAATAATGGTGCTCCGTTGATGAAATCAACCGATCCTGGCGCTGAAAAATTTAGAACTGTTGGTAAATTAAATGGAATCTCACACTGTACTGCAACCCTGATTTCTGGTGAAAATACACCGAATAAGGATACTCCAGCATTGATACTTACCGCAGGACATTGTGTAGATAGCAATGTAGGCACAAATGATGTCATTGTTGATCAACTGGCGCCTGAATTTTGGCGATATACCCCGGATTATTTCATTGATAAAAAAGAGACGCTATCACCAATAAAAGTCAACCGTATTTTATATTCAACGATGAAATACGAAGATATTGCGGTATTACAATTGGATGCAACTTATGGTGATTTAGCAAAAAAAGGCTATCATCCTTTGAAGTTGAAAAAAAACCTTAATATGAAACATCAACCTATTGTGTTGACTCATATTCCTGTCGATAACGTTGATTACAATTACGCTTATCTCAGAAAATCTGAGTGTAATATCACCGGAAAATCACCCGTTTTATATGAAGGCGGCTCACCATGGATTTGGACTCCAGTTTTCTCCGTAAATTGTGATGGTGTCGCTGGTGGAACGTCTGGTTCCCCTGTTTTTGAAAAAGACAAAACAGACGTGATTGGTGTGCTAAATACAACAGTAACACCAGGAATGACCGGCTGTGGACTTGGCAGACCTTGTACTATCGAAAACAATAAAGGCCTTCCAACAGAAGGCGCCAGCTATTTTATCCCTGTCGATAGTATTGCCAATGCGTTGACAAAGGATAGCAAATTAGATCTATCTAAACTGGAAAATAACCGCGGTAATATTCTGGAAAGAAGTCCTCTTTGGTCACGCTGGATAACTCAGAGCGTTAATCCTGTGGACGGCAAGAAAGCAAAATGGGACATTGTTATCAAGGAAAATGCTAACGTTAAGAATATTCGATATAAAACAGGATTAATCAGTGATGTCGATTGCTCTGCTGAAGCAGGATACAGTGTTTCTATTCCTGCAAGCCAAAGCCCGCTGCAAAACATGCTACTTCCTAATAAAGAAGGCATCTATAAACTCTGTGTTATTCACCAGAATAATGATGGCCAATGGCAAAAGACAAAAGATGCTTCTGTCATGTTGCGAGAAATTGATAATACTCCTCCATCAATTAAGCCCGCGTTAAATAAGGATGATTATGGGGATGTTTGGCGTATAACCGCTCACACTCGTCCGTATGACATCTCAAGTGTACAAATTAAATATGGACCTAAAGCAACAACAAATTGTGACGATAAAACAGGTTATAGCTATCCCTGGAGGCTAACAATGTTGGCAAAATCTGAAGCACCATGGCGTGTTTGCGCATATGGTGAAGATATGGCAGGAAATGCTGGCCCGATTAATGTCCTTGATATTGAAGCAACGACTACTAAGTAA
- a CDS encoding autotransporter domain-containing protein, translating into MKKNNSARPIFLWMTLFWGLLPVSASMATEYQEQGKKNSPDSWLSDEFNHQWGLAAIGAHYAYARGYTGKGINVGVLDEAVTNHPEFAGKLKILSPDDPWNYDENLYTGIISFGAHGNHVSGIIAANRDGKEMHGVAFDAGLITGKYLQTPYNRTEALIQSNARVINNSWGVRPSYETDEYGRPKRWENGTIKYDKVTLQELINYVTPIKDDLDRLSRSPIPELDDYTTRTAGLLRAARHGKLVVFAAGNANNYNITWLHAGMPYFFPDTLKNYLSVANLTRENEINVSSTSCGYTASYCLSAPGTKIYSSTGEFVSKVNGEIDEDAFENGELTIDPTYDAYTGTSMASPHVAGAAAVLMQRFPYMTAGQIADVLKTTATDLGKPGLDDMYGWGMLNLKDAIDGPKMFITEKDIPKKYYIPGSYSETQFIANIPGIGGIVEKGTTVERVCNSIECAYDSWANDISGHGGLTKIGNGILELAGKNSTYKGPTLVEQGHLLVSGSITSDVTVQDNAILGGNGTVGSIMANAGASIAPGNLSSDSVSSSGTLNVTHDVTFQAGSRYRVKVAPNSQGYSDRIISNGLVTLKGGEVQVTLENSSNLLSKQEVRSLLGQQYNILQANRGINGQFTTVVPNYLFIGTELSYQPHTQSSSRPNQVMLDIKRNSTTFASLGMTANERAVADAADKLSLGHPVYESILMFDTAAQASQAFQQLSSGQIHADIAAAQINNSHHLRDTLNTRLRQANGGSIEQDIKVDRNGAWGQIIGNWQRANGNSEVNGYRVSNYGVLLGADKELGDDWRLGVATGYTRSSLNGGYNTSARSNNFHLALYGSKQIDALALRAGATYSWHRFDTKRSVAFGRQSDNLKAKYGAQTGQLFTEAAYGINTSWLNLEPFANLSYVNFRNEGINEHGGAAALNGKKQSKNATFSTLGLRVDQKWQTENDITVGAYGELGWQHQFGNVDRGTKLSFNNSDATFTVNSVAAARDAAVVKAGTELEINKNTKLSLGYNGVLSGSHKDNGVFLNANWKF; encoded by the coding sequence ATGAAAAAAAACAATTCGGCACGACCGATATTTTTGTGGATGACATTATTTTGGGGATTATTACCTGTCAGTGCTTCAATGGCGACTGAATATCAGGAACAGGGTAAAAAAAACTCACCAGATAGTTGGTTATCAGATGAATTTAATCATCAGTGGGGGTTAGCTGCTATTGGTGCTCATTATGCCTATGCTCGTGGTTACACGGGAAAAGGCATTAATGTTGGTGTATTGGATGAAGCCGTTACCAACCATCCTGAATTTGCAGGCAAGCTGAAAATTCTAAGCCCAGATGACCCCTGGAATTACGATGAAAACCTCTACACTGGGATTATCAGTTTTGGGGCTCACGGTAACCATGTTTCTGGGATCATTGCAGCAAATCGGGATGGCAAGGAAATGCATGGTGTAGCATTTGATGCAGGTTTGATTACAGGGAAATATTTACAGACTCCCTATAACCGCACAGAAGCCCTGATCCAAAGCAATGCACGTGTCATCAATAACAGTTGGGGTGTGCGCCCTTCTTATGAAACCGATGAATATGGCCGGCCAAAACGATGGGAAAACGGTACGATCAAGTATGACAAAGTGACGTTGCAAGAGCTTATTAACTATGTCACACCGATTAAGGATGATTTGGATCGGTTAAGCCGCTCCCCAATTCCAGAACTCGATGACTATACAACGAGAACCGCGGGCCTATTGCGTGCAGCGCGTCATGGAAAATTAGTTGTTTTTGCTGCGGGGAATGCAAATAACTATAACATCACCTGGTTACATGCGGGTATGCCCTATTTCTTCCCTGATACCTTGAAAAATTACCTCAGCGTTGCCAATCTGACCAGGGAAAACGAAATTAACGTTTCATCAACGAGTTGTGGTTATACAGCCAGTTACTGTTTGTCGGCACCAGGTACAAAAATTTACAGTAGTACGGGGGAATTCGTTTCTAAAGTTAACGGAGAGATCGACGAAGATGCTTTCGAAAATGGTGAGTTGACGATTGATCCCACCTATGATGCCTACACAGGGACATCAATGGCATCACCACATGTGGCTGGCGCCGCTGCCGTCTTGATGCAACGCTTCCCTTATATGACTGCCGGACAAATCGCAGATGTCCTTAAAACCACAGCAACCGATTTAGGTAAACCTGGTTTGGATGATATGTATGGTTGGGGAATGCTGAACCTGAAAGATGCTATTGATGGTCCTAAGATGTTCATCACTGAAAAGGATATTCCGAAGAAATACTATATTCCAGGTTCTTATTCTGAAACTCAGTTTATCGCCAATATTCCAGGTATTGGTGGCATCGTTGAGAAAGGTACTACTGTAGAACGGGTCTGTAATAGTATTGAATGTGCTTATGACAGTTGGGCCAATGATATCTCCGGTCATGGTGGATTGACGAAAATTGGTAACGGTATACTTGAACTGGCCGGTAAAAATAGTACCTATAAAGGCCCAACGTTGGTCGAACAAGGTCACTTATTGGTTAGTGGTTCCATAACTTCGGATGTTACTGTGCAAGATAATGCCATTCTTGGCGGGAATGGTACTGTCGGTTCAATCATGGCCAACGCTGGAGCCAGTATTGCCCCAGGCAACTTAAGTTCTGACTCCGTCAGTTCTAGCGGCACGCTGAACGTTACTCATGATGTGACCTTTCAAGCAGGTTCACGTTATCGGGTAAAAGTTGCACCAAATAGCCAAGGGTATAGTGATCGCATTATCAGTAATGGCTTGGTTACGCTGAAAGGCGGTGAAGTACAAGTCACTCTGGAAAATAGTAGTAACCTGTTATCGAAGCAAGAAGTCCGTAGTTTGCTTGGGCAACAATATAATATTCTGCAAGCAAATCGGGGTATCAACGGCCAATTTACTACCGTAGTGCCAAACTATCTGTTTATTGGTACTGAGCTTAGTTACCAACCTCATACTCAATCTAGTTCTCGCCCTAATCAGGTAATGTTGGATATAAAACGTAATTCCACCACATTTGCCAGTTTAGGAATGACCGCTAATGAACGTGCTGTGGCTGATGCTGCTGATAAGCTAAGTTTGGGACATCCGGTTTATGAGAGTATCTTGATGTTTGATACAGCAGCGCAAGCCAGTCAGGCATTCCAGCAACTCTCTTCCGGCCAGATCCATGCTGATATTGCTGCGGCACAAATCAATAATAGCCACCATCTGCGCGATACGCTGAATACCCGTTTGCGTCAGGCTAATGGTGGAAGCATTGAACAGGATATCAAAGTTGATAGAAATGGTGCCTGGGGACAAATCATAGGTAACTGGCAACGTGCTAATGGTAACAGTGAAGTCAACGGTTATCGTGTATCCAACTATGGCGTGTTATTAGGGGCAGATAAAGAGTTAGGTGATGATTGGCGGCTTGGTGTCGCTACCGGATATACCCGCTCTTCTTTGAATGGTGGATATAACACTTCAGCCCGCAGTAACAATTTCCATTTGGCGCTATACGGTAGTAAACAGATTGATGCTTTGGCATTACGTGCCGGCGCTACTTACAGTTGGCATCGTTTTGATACCAAACGTTCGGTGGCTTTTGGCCGTCAATCCGACAACCTGAAAGCGAAATATGGTGCTCAAACTGGTCAACTGTTTACAGAAGCCGCTTACGGAATAAATACTTCCTGGCTGAACCTGGAACCATTCGCCAACCTGTCTTATGTTAATTTCCGTAATGAAGGTATCAATGAACATGGCGGTGCTGCTGCATTGAACGGCAAGAAACAATCGAAAAATGCCACCTTCTCTACATTAGGTTTACGTGTCGATCAAAAATGGCAGACTGAAAATGACATCACTGTAGGGGCATATGGTGAATTGGGTTGGCAACATCAGTTTGGCAATGTAGATCGGGGTACTAAATTAAGTTTTAACAATAGCGATGCCACGTTTACTGTCAATAGTGTTGCAGCCGCACGTGATGCTGCTGTAGTTAAGGCAGGCACGGAATTGGAAATTAATAAAAATACTAAACTATCACTGGGGTATAATGGTGTTTTATCAGGCAGCCATAAGGATAATGGTGTATTCCTGAATGCCAATTGGAAGTTCTAG
- a CDS encoding helix-turn-helix transcriptional regulator — MTKMKRSRTELANFLRTKRESISPESVGLPHIGRRRTPGLRREEIAALAGVGLTWYTWLEQGREIGVSVVFLDNLAKILKLTTAERRHLYLLAHMREPVETGQTQCVVSPLIKKIMDDLSPHLTYVLNLHWDVLAFNQPADECFRFSQFAGEQRNFLWLLFTNEYYRELLCHWERDAYRLLASFRRDYALAAKDSYIQEIVNKLIKISPDFCEMWHRHEIYEPCNGIRELNVNGQETIFDYTSMVTDLERHLRLIVYVKR, encoded by the coding sequence ATGACAAAAATGAAAAGATCCCGTACTGAGTTAGCCAACTTTTTACGCACCAAGAGAGAAAGTATCAGCCCTGAATCCGTTGGATTGCCCCATATTGGACGTCGTCGTACTCCTGGATTAAGGCGCGAAGAAATAGCTGCTTTGGCGGGTGTTGGCTTGACCTGGTATACATGGCTTGAACAGGGTCGGGAAATTGGCGTATCCGTTGTTTTTTTAGACAATCTCGCCAAAATATTAAAACTGACTACCGCTGAACGCAGGCATTTATACCTACTGGCACACATGCGCGAGCCTGTTGAAACGGGACAAACCCAGTGTGTTGTTTCTCCATTGATCAAAAAGATTATGGATGATTTATCGCCTCATTTAACTTATGTGCTGAACTTGCATTGGGATGTTTTAGCTTTTAATCAACCAGCAGATGAATGCTTTCGTTTCAGTCAATTTGCAGGAGAACAACGTAATTTTTTGTGGTTATTATTTACCAATGAGTATTATCGTGAACTCTTGTGTCATTGGGAACGAGATGCTTATCGTTTACTTGCTAGCTTTAGACGTGATTATGCTCTTGCCGCTAAAGACAGTTATATTCAAGAAATTGTGAATAAATTGATTAAGATATCACCTGACTTTTGTGAAATGTGGCATCGACATGAAATCTATGAACCTTGTAATGGAATACGGGAATTAAATGTGAATGGACAGGAAACTATTTTCGATTACACATCAATGGTCACTGATTTAGAAAGGCATTTGCGTTTGATTGTTTATGTAAAAAGATAA
- a CDS encoding MFS transporter — MTKRDYLALSVLLSAGFVTIFDLFVVNVAIANIQLHLQASLFQITLIIVTYEIGFGLLLITGGRLGDLFGRRRLFQLGMLAFTLTSLLCGFAPTATFLVFARFLQGLSAALLFPQVYASIRVRFDEENSRRAFGLLGMTLGLAAIAGQTLGGWMIFANLLDLQWRSIFLVNVPIGLLALIFSGYLNESIAQEKTELDLTGVVLSSIGISALLLPLLVGPTLNWPMWCWVSLFLASLTLLQFFHHEKCYVAKGKTPLFNFDLLKIKPFSLGCLLVLFIYSTSSSFFLVFALLLQNGLGFNPFDAGLIFAPASIGFVLSSLNAPYWVKRFGSKAIIAGSLLYMLSFITLIVAISTLSPANSPIFVIVPILILLGYGQGFVMTPLLNIVLAFVNVRFAGMASGVIATLQQIGAAFGVAVVSILVQWHFNEIETLLFVTYQKAFVHSMLYNVMAAFIAFYFLKRLHRK, encoded by the coding sequence ATGACTAAAAGGGACTATTTAGCCTTGTCGGTTTTGTTATCAGCTGGATTTGTGACTATTTTTGATCTTTTTGTTGTCAACGTTGCTATCGCCAATATTCAATTACACTTACAAGCCAGTTTGTTCCAAATTACACTGATTATCGTAACCTATGAAATTGGGTTTGGTTTGTTACTGATTACAGGAGGACGCTTAGGGGATCTATTTGGACGGAGGCGATTGTTTCAGTTAGGTATGCTCGCTTTTACTTTAACATCATTGCTTTGCGGTTTTGCACCTACAGCAACTTTTTTGGTTTTTGCCCGGTTTTTACAAGGATTATCAGCAGCTCTGCTATTTCCGCAAGTTTATGCCAGTATCCGTGTCAGATTTGACGAAGAAAATAGCCGTCGGGCATTTGGTTTATTAGGGATGACCTTAGGCTTAGCTGCCATTGCAGGTCAAACGCTGGGAGGATGGATGATTTTCGCCAATTTATTGGATTTACAATGGCGCTCAATTTTCTTAGTTAATGTTCCAATCGGTTTATTAGCTTTAATTTTCTCAGGTTATCTCAACGAGAGCATCGCTCAAGAAAAAACGGAATTAGATTTAACTGGGGTGGTACTTTCCAGTATTGGTATTTCTGCTTTGTTGCTACCACTTTTGGTTGGGCCAACATTGAATTGGCCAATGTGGTGCTGGGTATCTCTCTTTTTAGCCAGCCTGACACTGCTGCAATTTTTCCATCATGAAAAATGTTATGTTGCTAAAGGAAAAACACCATTATTCAATTTTGATTTATTGAAAATAAAGCCCTTTAGTTTAGGTTGTTTATTGGTTCTATTTATCTATTCCACCTCCAGTTCATTTTTCCTTGTTTTCGCCTTACTTTTACAAAATGGTTTGGGTTTCAATCCATTCGATGCTGGATTGATTTTTGCTCCAGCAAGCATAGGATTTGTTTTGTCTTCACTTAATGCCCCTTATTGGGTGAAACGTTTTGGCAGCAAAGCTATCATTGCCGGAAGCTTACTTTATATGCTTTCTTTCATTACTTTGATTGTTGCCATTAGCACATTATCACCAGCCAATTCACCCATATTTGTGATAGTGCCAATTCTAATACTCCTTGGATATGGTCAAGGTTTTGTCATGACACCATTGCTTAATATTGTTTTGGCTTTTGTGAACGTGAGATTCGCAGGTATGGCATCAGGGGTGATTGCAACTTTGCAACAAATTGGAGCCGCTTTTGGTGTGGCCGTGGTTAGCATATTAGTTCAATGGCACTTTAATGAAATAGAGACATTGCTTTTTGTTACATACCAAAAGGCCTTTGTTCACAGTATGCTTTACAATGTTATGGCTGCTTTTATTGCATTTTACTTCTTGAAAAGATTACATCGAAAGTAG
- a CDS encoding N-acetyltransferase has translation MIRPFTKADMDAVLSIWLEASIKAHNFVAAEFWQSQRENMRSIYIPASEVYVYVQGANVVGFYALHENSLAAIFVSPDKQGQGIGKALVSDAKNRRTELTLSVYQQNQASYEFYLSQGFYVVSEEVDEHTGCQEYFMCLDTGIII, from the coding sequence GTGATCAGACCATTTACAAAAGCAGATATGGATGCGGTGCTATCTATTTGGTTGGAAGCTTCTATCAAAGCTCACAATTTTGTGGCAGCTGAATTTTGGCAATCACAACGAGAAAACATGAGAAGCATCTATATTCCGGCTTCAGAAGTTTATGTCTATGTACAAGGTGCTAACGTTGTTGGCTTTTATGCGCTTCACGAAAATAGTTTGGCTGCGATTTTTGTATCACCCGATAAACAAGGGCAGGGAATTGGCAAGGCATTAGTGAGTGATGCCAAAAATAGAAGGACTGAACTCACGTTATCTGTTTATCAGCAAAATCAGGCAAGTTATGAGTTTTACTTATCACAAGGTTTTTATGTTGTCAGCGAAGAAGTCGATGAACACACTGGATGCCAAGAGTATTTTATGTGCTTAGATACCGGTATCATAATCTAA
- a CDS encoding NADPH-dependent FMN reductase produces the protein MKLTIISGSQRPDSRSQRVARYLQKLSSEYGFAEIELLELSNVELPLHDGYTTDISAESHPWQPIAQHLRESEAFIFVTPEWHGMSTPALKNFLLYCSIAELGHKPALLASVSSGINGVYPLCELRMTGFKNNHVCFLPDHLVFRQSESLISKDLICNDEKFESRVHYTLNLLKSYAKALEQVRDDVGEESENYLYGM, from the coding sequence ATGAAACTTACTATAATTTCAGGTAGCCAACGTCCAGATTCTCGCAGCCAACGTGTAGCTCGTTATTTACAAAAATTAAGTAGCGAATATGGATTTGCTGAGATAGAGCTTTTGGAACTCTCCAATGTAGAATTGCCATTACATGATGGTTATACAACAGATATATCAGCGGAATCTCATCCCTGGCAGCCAATTGCACAACATTTAAGAGAGAGTGAAGCATTTATCTTCGTGACTCCAGAATGGCATGGAATGTCAACTCCGGCATTGAAGAATTTTCTATTGTATTGTTCTATAGCAGAATTAGGCCATAAACCAGCATTATTGGCGAGTGTATCAAGTGGAATTAACGGTGTTTATCCTCTTTGCGAATTACGCATGACAGGTTTTAAAAATAACCATGTCTGTTTCTTGCCTGACCATTTAGTTTTCCGTCAAAGTGAAAGTTTGATTTCAAAGGATCTGATTTGTAACGATGAGAAATTTGAAAGCCGTGTTCACTATACGCTGAATTTGCTGAAATCTTATGCCAAAGCACTGGAACAAGTTCGTGATGACGTTGGCGAAGAAAGTGAAAATTATCTGTATGGTATGTGA
- a CDS encoding EamA family transporter, which translates to MLEIRSIHNMLLTALAPIVWGSTYIITTEVLPPNVPLLASTIRALPAGILLLLICRTMPKGIWWLRIMVLSLLNISAFFYFLFVTAGYLPGGTASLIMACQPIIVILLSTYILKTSLTIKHIISAILGVVGIGLLVLNSASSLNWQGVITGFAGCSCMALGVVLTKYWNRPTNLSLLSFTGWQLTLGGLMLLPVAISIEGLPQHLTVTNIFGYSYLCIIGAVFSYIIWFRGIEKLPVVTISFLGFLSALSACILGYLFLKQTFSLPQMLGVCTIIIAVWLSIPRESDKKIR; encoded by the coding sequence ATGCTAGAAATTAGATCTATCCATAATATGTTATTGACTGCATTAGCCCCAATTGTTTGGGGAAGTACTTACATTATTACGACAGAAGTATTACCACCCAATGTGCCTTTGCTAGCTTCTACTATTAGAGCATTACCTGCTGGTATATTATTACTGTTGATTTGTCGTACTATGCCCAAAGGAATTTGGTGGTTACGTATTATGGTATTGAGCTTGCTCAATATCAGTGCCTTCTTCTATTTTCTCTTTGTTACGGCAGGATATCTACCTGGTGGTACGGCATCATTAATTATGGCTTGCCAACCCATAATTGTTATCTTGTTAAGTACTTACATATTGAAAACTTCTCTCACAATCAAACATATTATTTCGGCAATATTGGGCGTTGTCGGGATTGGCTTATTAGTATTAAACTCAGCCAGTAGTTTAAATTGGCAAGGCGTTATTACGGGGTTCGCGGGGTGCAGTTGTATGGCTTTAGGGGTTGTGCTTACTAAATATTGGAACCGCCCCACCAATTTATCATTACTCAGTTTTACCGGCTGGCAATTAACTCTTGGAGGGTTAATGTTATTGCCTGTTGCCATTTCTATAGAAGGTTTACCACAACACCTTACTGTAACCAATATTTTCGGCTATAGCTATTTATGTATAATTGGTGCGGTGTTTTCTTATATTATTTGGTTTCGAGGAATTGAAAAGTTACCCGTTGTGACAATCTCGTTTTTGGGATTCCTTAGTGCACTATCTGCTTGTATTTTAGGATATTTGTTTCTAAAACAAACATTTTCCTTGCCACAAATGCTTGGGGTATGCACCATCATTATTGCTGTTTGGCTTTCGATTCCGCGGGAATCAGACAAAAAAATCCGATAA
- a CDS encoding MarR family winged helix-turn-helix transcriptional regulator yields MKYDHVDRLLRQWEQQRPDLDPSSIGVIGRLCRIHKIIEQRLQHAFKEHDLSGIEFDILATLRRNNRPITPTELYQSVMLTSGAMSTRIEHMVQRGLIGRIANEEDRRSCKVFLTPEGRTLIDKAVESHLENQKAILEPLTTTQQEQLATLLRHWLLDNESTSSDSP; encoded by the coding sequence ATGAAATACGATCACGTTGACCGATTACTGAGACAGTGGGAACAACAGCGTCCAGATCTTGATCCGTCGTCAATAGGCGTCATTGGGCGGTTATGTCGCATTCACAAAATTATTGAACAACGCTTGCAACATGCTTTCAAAGAACATGACCTAAGTGGTATCGAGTTTGATATCCTTGCGACACTACGACGTAATAACAGACCAATTACACCTACTGAGCTATATCAATCCGTTATGCTAACTTCTGGAGCAATGAGCACTCGTATTGAACATATGGTACAGCGAGGGTTGATTGGGCGTATTGCTAACGAAGAAGACCGACGTAGCTGTAAGGTTTTTCTGACACCAGAAGGAAGGACCTTGATAGACAAAGCAGTGGAAAGTCATTTAGAGAACCAAAAAGCCATTCTCGAACCACTAACGACAACTCAGCAAGAGCAACTTGCAACACTGCTGCGGCATTGGTTGCTGGATAATGAGTCAACGAGTAGTGATTCGCCCTGA